Proteins from a genomic interval of Rhodococcus rhodochrous:
- a CDS encoding 3-oxoacyl-ACP reductase, producing the protein MAEAKGAPKLYAQLISSAPGAFLAKQFGLPQPEKLRRYQPGEPPLPGPVLLGGNGRLVEPIRNLLSDYTFAEPSDTKFGALVFDATGITDPAGLEQLFTFFQPTLRNLAPSGRVVVLGTTPEEAGSVDERIAQRALEGFTRSVGKELRRGATVQLVYVSPKAATGLSGVESTLRFLLSAKSAFVDAQVIRIGEGDATAPESWERPLAGKVAVVTGAARGIGATIAEVLARDGATVVAADVPAAGDALTQTANKVGGTAFALDVTAPDAGEKLAAHLLERHGGADIIVHNAGITRDKLLVNMDAARWNAVMGVNLIAPQKITDVLVEKGALKEGGRVIDVSSIAGIAGNRGQTNYGASKAGVIGLVQATSEALADKKITVNAVAPGFIETAMTAAIPVATREAGRLMSSLQQGGETVDVAETVAWFANPASSAVTGQVVRVCGQSMLGA; encoded by the coding sequence GTGGCCGAAGCCAAGGGCGCACCCAAGCTCTACGCCCAGCTCATCTCGTCCGCACCCGGAGCGTTCCTCGCCAAGCAGTTCGGTCTGCCACAGCCCGAGAAGCTCCGGCGCTACCAGCCCGGCGAGCCCCCGCTCCCCGGCCCCGTCCTGCTCGGCGGCAACGGCCGCCTGGTCGAACCGATCCGCAACCTCCTGAGCGACTACACGTTCGCCGAGCCGTCCGACACGAAGTTCGGCGCACTCGTCTTCGACGCTACCGGCATCACCGACCCCGCGGGCCTCGAACAGCTCTTCACGTTCTTCCAGCCCACCCTGCGCAATCTCGCCCCGAGCGGCCGCGTCGTCGTCCTCGGCACCACGCCCGAGGAAGCCGGATCGGTCGACGAGCGCATCGCTCAGCGCGCCCTCGAGGGCTTCACGCGCAGCGTCGGCAAGGAACTGCGTCGCGGCGCGACCGTGCAGCTCGTCTACGTCTCCCCGAAGGCCGCGACCGGCCTGTCCGGTGTGGAGTCGACGCTGCGCTTCCTGCTCTCGGCGAAGTCGGCCTTCGTCGACGCCCAGGTGATCCGCATCGGTGAGGGCGACGCCACCGCCCCCGAGTCGTGGGAGCGCCCGCTCGCCGGCAAGGTCGCGGTCGTCACCGGCGCGGCCCGCGGCATCGGCGCGACGATCGCCGAGGTCCTCGCCCGCGACGGCGCGACCGTCGTCGCCGCCGACGTCCCCGCGGCCGGCGACGCGCTGACCCAGACCGCCAACAAGGTCGGCGGCACCGCCTTCGCGCTCGACGTCACCGCCCCCGACGCCGGCGAGAAGCTCGCCGCGCACCTGCTCGAGCGTCACGGCGGCGCCGACATCATCGTCCACAACGCCGGCATCACCCGCGACAAGCTGCTCGTCAACATGGACGCCGCCCGCTGGAACGCCGTGATGGGTGTGAACCTGATCGCCCCGCAGAAGATCACCGACGTGCTCGTCGAGAAGGGCGCGCTGAAGGAGGGCGGCCGGGTCATCGACGTGTCGTCGATCGCCGGTATCGCCGGTAACCGCGGCCAGACCAACTACGGCGCCTCGAAGGCCGGTGTCATCGGCCTCGTCCAGGCGACCAGCGAGGCGCTCGCCGACAAGAAGATCACCGTCAACGCCGTCGCTCCGGGCTTCATCGAGACCGCTATGACGGCCGCGATCCCGGTCGCCACCCGCGAGGCCGGCCGCCTGATGAGTTCGCTGCAGCAGGGCGGCGAGACCGTCGACGTCGCCGAGACCGTCGCGTGGTTCGCGAACCCCGCGTCGAGCGCCGTGACCGGGCAGGTCGTGCGCGTGTGCGGCCAGTCCATGCTGGGGGCCTAG
- a CDS encoding VanW family protein yields the protein MSGSNGTDESPHEHDDARTENVGSTAESAREAEGASAPTERFEAVDPHREVTEAKASGVTEAKASSVTEAKASSVTEAKADAEAPQAPAEVRAENTERVAPTNTEQVAPTNTEQVAPTNTEQVAPTNTEQVAPTNTEQVAPTNTEQVAPTNTAQAAPTGADEAPTENVHPSEAPTAVIPVVAPGDRAPGDGSSAATDRLLRSQEEQNPAQPGPEQAGAPVPPTSTAMPSAAHPPQGDQPTQQMQAGPPPQGPPPVTPPPTGGSGGSGGDGDEPGRSGSNLPRRTIALVVGGVVALLAVFYVADLALSSGKVPRGVTVAGVEIGGMSLDAAEAELTEQLTPRLDMPVDVTAGDTQGQIVPSEAGIGIDWPATLDQVGSQPLNPFTRLASFFGNDEVGVVSTRDEVALSAAIEKAAAAAAHEPREGNIVFEDGTPVPVTPQPGQQLDVAVAGDVFAGRWPYGDVALPVESVDVTVTREGLDRALAEVAVPAVAQDLVVRGLDGAVGVLPRDAVGAVLSFVPDGSGGLQPQYNTEAAIGILAPQLAPSETEPKDARIVLDGGRPTIVPSETGEMVDWPVTLERLPDLLKEEGDRSTDAVYKKAEPELTTEGAEKLGIKEVVSEFTTSGFEYASGVNIRLAAQEINGAIVKPGETFSFNDYTGPRGAAQGYIESGIIEAGRPGKAVGGGISQLATTLYNATYFAGMEDVEHTEHSYYISRYPAAREATIYDGAIDLKFRNPFDTGVLIQTIGTSSDITVRIWGTKTVDVQSITGNRTNFTSPNTITLPAGSACIPSSGAQGFTVTDTRIVTDARTGAQISNATRTVRYDPVPIVKCISPEPEPSDEPSGGGDDATSGDTGAEDAEAEDAPAPAPGSPAAEAPAAEAPAAGGTEEE from the coding sequence GTGAGCGGCAGCAACGGGACCGACGAGTCCCCTCACGAGCACGACGACGCACGAACCGAGAACGTCGGTTCGACGGCGGAGTCGGCTCGTGAGGCCGAGGGTGCGTCGGCTCCTACCGAGCGTTTCGAAGCGGTCGATCCTCACCGGGAGGTCACCGAGGCGAAGGCGAGCGGTGTCACCGAGGCGAAGGCGAGCAGTGTCACCGAGGCGAAGGCGAGCAGTGTCACCGAGGCGAAGGCGGATGCCGAGGCCCCGCAGGCTCCCGCGGAGGTCCGAGCCGAGAACACGGAGCGAGTAGCTCCCACGAACACGGAGCAGGTGGCTCCCACGAACACGGAGCAGGTGGCTCCCACGAACACGGAGCAGGTGGCTCCCACGAACACGGAGCAGGTGGCTCCCACGAACACGGAGCAGGTGGCTCCCACGAACACGGAGCAGGTAGCTCCCACGAACACGGCCCAAGCGGCGCCCACCGGCGCGGATGAGGCCCCGACGGAGAACGTCCATCCCTCGGAGGCGCCCACCGCGGTCATCCCGGTCGTCGCGCCGGGGGACCGGGCACCGGGCGACGGATCGTCCGCCGCCACCGATCGTCTCCTCCGTTCGCAGGAGGAACAGAATCCGGCACAGCCCGGTCCCGAACAGGCGGGGGCTCCCGTCCCACCCACGTCGACGGCGATGCCGTCGGCCGCCCACCCACCGCAGGGTGACCAGCCGACCCAGCAGATGCAGGCGGGTCCGCCACCGCAGGGACCGCCTCCCGTCACCCCTCCGCCCACCGGCGGATCGGGAGGTTCCGGCGGCGACGGCGACGAACCGGGCAGGTCCGGGTCGAATCTGCCCCGGCGCACGATCGCGCTCGTCGTCGGTGGCGTCGTCGCACTGCTCGCAGTGTTCTACGTGGCCGATCTGGCGTTGTCGTCGGGCAAGGTGCCGCGCGGTGTCACCGTCGCGGGTGTCGAGATCGGCGGTATGTCACTCGACGCGGCCGAGGCCGAACTCACCGAGCAACTGACGCCGCGTCTCGACATGCCCGTCGACGTCACCGCCGGCGACACCCAGGGGCAGATCGTGCCGTCGGAGGCCGGAATCGGGATCGACTGGCCCGCGACGCTCGACCAGGTGGGTTCGCAGCCACTCAATCCGTTCACGCGACTCGCGTCGTTCTTCGGGAACGACGAGGTCGGCGTGGTCTCCACCCGCGACGAGGTGGCTCTCTCCGCAGCCATCGAGAAGGCCGCTGCCGCCGCCGCGCACGAACCGCGCGAGGGCAACATCGTCTTCGAGGACGGCACGCCCGTTCCGGTGACGCCGCAGCCCGGCCAGCAACTCGACGTGGCCGTCGCAGGCGACGTCTTCGCCGGGCGCTGGCCGTACGGCGACGTCGCGCTGCCTGTCGAGAGCGTCGACGTCACCGTCACCCGCGAGGGCCTCGACCGGGCGCTGGCGGAGGTCGCCGTCCCGGCCGTGGCGCAGGATCTGGTCGTCCGGGGGCTCGACGGGGCCGTCGGTGTGCTGCCGCGCGACGCGGTGGGCGCCGTCCTGTCGTTCGTGCCGGACGGTTCGGGTGGACTCCAACCGCAGTACAACACCGAGGCCGCGATCGGCATCCTCGCGCCGCAGCTCGCCCCCTCGGAGACCGAACCGAAGGATGCGCGGATCGTCCTCGACGGTGGTCGTCCGACGATCGTGCCCAGCGAGACCGGTGAGATGGTCGACTGGCCCGTCACCCTCGAGAGGTTGCCCGACCTGCTGAAGGAGGAGGGCGACCGCAGCACCGACGCGGTGTACAAGAAGGCCGAACCCGAACTCACCACCGAAGGCGCCGAGAAGCTCGGCATCAAGGAAGTGGTCTCGGAGTTCACCACCAGCGGCTTCGAATACGCCTCCGGTGTCAACATCCGGCTGGCCGCGCAGGAGATCAACGGCGCCATCGTCAAGCCGGGGGAGACCTTCTCCTTCAACGACTACACCGGTCCGCGCGGTGCGGCGCAGGGGTACATCGAGTCGGGCATCATCGAGGCCGGACGTCCCGGTAAGGCCGTGGGCGGTGGCATCAGCCAGCTCGCGACCACCCTCTACAACGCGACCTATTTCGCCGGGATGGAGGACGTCGAGCACACCGAGCACAGCTACTACATCTCCCGGTACCCGGCGGCCCGCGAGGCCACGATCTACGACGGTGCCATCGACCTGAAGTTCCGCAACCCGTTCGACACGGGCGTCCTGATCCAGACCATCGGCACGAGCTCGGACATCACGGTGCGTATCTGGGGCACCAAGACCGTCGACGTCCAGTCGATCACCGGCAACCGCACGAACTTCACCTCGCCCAACACGATCACGTTGCCCGCCGGTTCGGCCTGTATCCCGTCGAGCGGCGCGCAGGGCTTCACCGTCACCGACACCCGGATCGTCACCGACGCACGGACGGGCGCGCAGATCTCGAACGCGACCCGCACGGTCCGGTACGACCCGGTCCCGATCGTGAAGTGCATCAGCCCCGAACCGGAACCCAGTGACGAGCCCTCCGGTGGCGGCGACGACGCGACCTCCGGCGACACCGGAGCGGAAGACGCCGAGGCCGAGGACGCACCGGCGCCCGCACCCGGATCGCCTGCGGCCGAAGCGCCGGCAGCCGAGGCACCTGCAGCGGGTGGAACCGAGGAGGAGTAG
- a CDS encoding acetyl-CoA C-acetyltransferase, which yields MTTKARSTQQRRVAVLGGNRIPFARSDRKYARASNQDMFTATLDGLVGRFNLQGERLGAVVGGAVLKHARDFNLVRESVLGSALSPYTPAWDLQQACGTGLQSIIAVGDAIAAGRIEAGIGGGVDTTSDAPIAVNNQLREFLLSLNRARTTTDRVKLLGNVRPSMLGIEIPRNGEPRTGLSMGEHAAITAKEFGIAREAQDELAVASHRNMAAAYDRGFFDDLVTPFLGLTRDDNLRPDSSVEKLSTLKPVFGTKLGDATMTAGNSTPLTDGASAALLSSEEWAAERKLPVLAYLVDSETAAVDYIHGGDGLLMAPTYAIPRLLQRNGLTLQDFDFYEIHEAFASVVLATLQAFESEEYCKGKLGLDAPLGSIDRSKLNVNGSSLAAGHPFAATGGRIVASLAKMLHEKKQETGKPVRGLISICAAGGQGVTAILEA from the coding sequence GTGACCACCAAAGCCCGTTCCACGCAGCAGCGCCGTGTCGCCGTTCTCGGAGGCAACCGGATCCCGTTCGCCCGGTCCGACCGCAAGTACGCCCGCGCGTCCAACCAGGACATGTTCACCGCCACCCTCGACGGTCTCGTCGGCCGCTTCAACCTGCAGGGTGAGCGCCTCGGTGCCGTCGTCGGCGGTGCGGTCCTCAAGCACGCCCGCGACTTCAACCTCGTGCGTGAAAGCGTGCTCGGCAGTGCGCTGAGCCCCTACACCCCGGCCTGGGATCTGCAGCAGGCCTGCGGCACCGGCCTGCAGTCGATCATCGCGGTCGGCGACGCCATCGCCGCCGGACGGATCGAGGCGGGTATCGGCGGTGGCGTCGATACCACCTCCGACGCTCCGATCGCCGTGAACAACCAGCTCCGCGAGTTCCTGCTCTCTCTGAACCGGGCCCGCACCACAACCGACCGGGTCAAGCTGCTCGGTAACGTCCGCCCGTCGATGCTCGGCATCGAGATCCCGCGCAACGGTGAGCCGCGCACCGGCCTGTCGATGGGTGAGCACGCCGCGATCACCGCCAAGGAGTTCGGTATCGCCCGCGAGGCGCAGGACGAGCTCGCCGTCGCGAGCCACCGCAACATGGCCGCCGCCTACGACCGCGGTTTCTTCGACGACCTCGTCACCCCGTTCCTCGGGCTGACCCGCGACGACAACCTGCGTCCCGACTCGTCGGTGGAGAAGCTGTCGACGCTGAAGCCGGTCTTCGGCACCAAGCTCGGTGACGCCACCATGACTGCCGGCAACTCGACGCCGCTCACCGACGGCGCGTCGGCCGCGCTGCTGTCGAGCGAGGAGTGGGCCGCCGAGCGCAAGCTGCCGGTGCTCGCCTACCTCGTCGACTCCGAGACCGCTGCGGTCGACTACATCCACGGCGGCGACGGGCTGCTCATGGCGCCCACCTACGCCATCCCGCGCCTGCTGCAGCGCAACGGCCTGACCCTGCAGGACTTCGACTTCTACGAGATCCACGAGGCGTTCGCCTCCGTGGTGCTCGCCACACTCCAGGCGTTCGAGTCGGAGGAGTACTGCAAGGGCAAGCTGGGCCTCGACGCCCCGCTCGGCTCGATCGACCGCAGCAAGCTCAACGTCAACGGCTCGTCGCTGGCGGCCGGCCACCCGTTCGCCGCGACCGGCGGCCGGATCGTCGCCTCGCTGGCGAAGATGCTGCACGAGAAGAAGCAGGAGACCGGCAAGCCCGTCCGCGGCCTGATCTCCATCTGCGCCGCAGGTGGACAGGGTGTGACGGCGATTCTCGAGGCCTGA
- a CDS encoding MaoC/PaaZ C-terminal domain-containing protein → MARIELPSLPSTFDIYSRAVLGALPVVGASGDSLPDDVLVLRSLKVDPDDLAEYTKVCGLRFGDSLPLTYPFVLTFPLVMKLMVSKGFPFAAVGSVHAENVIEQFRPISVTEPLDIAVHAENMREHRKGLLVDLVSEVNVGRELVWRQTSTFLHQQRTSLSGQPKPEPKEEEIPLVPTSTLRVDQKVIDRYAAVSGDRNPIHVSTLGAKAFGFPKTIAHGMWSAAATLSAVEGRIPGKVTYAVRFGKPVLLPSSLSLYAQHVADGWDLALRHPKKQYPHLTATLR, encoded by the coding sequence ATGGCACGGATCGAACTGCCCTCGCTGCCGTCGACCTTCGACATCTACAGCCGGGCCGTGCTCGGGGCACTGCCCGTCGTGGGCGCCTCGGGCGACAGCCTGCCCGACGACGTCCTGGTCCTGCGGTCGCTGAAGGTCGATCCCGACGATCTCGCCGAGTACACCAAGGTGTGCGGGTTGCGGTTCGGCGACAGCCTGCCGCTGACCTATCCGTTCGTCCTCACGTTCCCGCTCGTGATGAAACTGATGGTGTCGAAGGGCTTTCCGTTCGCCGCCGTCGGTTCGGTGCACGCCGAGAACGTGATCGAGCAGTTCCGGCCGATCTCGGTCACCGAGCCGCTCGACATCGCGGTGCACGCGGAGAACATGCGCGAACACCGTAAGGGCCTGCTCGTCGATCTCGTCAGCGAGGTCAACGTCGGACGCGAGCTGGTGTGGCGGCAGACGTCGACCTTCCTGCACCAGCAGCGCACGTCGCTGTCGGGTCAGCCCAAGCCGGAGCCGAAGGAGGAGGAGATCCCCCTGGTCCCCACCTCCACGCTGCGGGTCGACCAGAAGGTCATCGACCGCTACGCGGCGGTCTCCGGTGACCGCAACCCGATCCACGTCTCGACCCTGGGTGCCAAGGCCTTCGGATTTCCGAAGACCATCGCCCACGGCATGTGGAGCGCGGCGGCCACCCTGTCGGCAGTCGAGGGGCGGATTCCCGGCAAGGTGACCTACGCGGTGCGGTTCGGGAAGCCGGTGCTGTTGCCGTCGTCGCTGAGCCTGTACGCGCAGCACGTCGCCGACGGGTGGGATCTGGCACTGCGGCATCCGAAGAAGCAGTACCCGCACTTGACCGCCACGCTGCGGTAG